A window of Proteus columbae contains these coding sequences:
- a CDS encoding PP2C family serine/threonine-protein phosphatase: protein MNDWLAYGASVTGIAHQERQIPCQDAYFIRRKGEYLIAAVCDGAGSSRYSEQGAQLVARLFTLRITEWPNIDLLTEKQITQGAKQLIEDIRLQLAEYAEIKQCALNEYASTLVACWVGDDSGYLFHLGDGIAVVEYCDGTSYVSQPENGEYANQTWFVTSENWEAHLRVIPLNKPVKQVILMSDGVQPFAMNKAGDALYEPFITPVIRYLKTVSEDSGSEALAGTLADPRTHSITGDDKTLVICIRDEELW, encoded by the coding sequence ATGAATGATTGGTTAGCTTATGGGGCATCTGTGACAGGCATTGCCCATCAAGAACGTCAAATTCCCTGTCAGGATGCTTATTTTATTCGTCGTAAAGGTGAATATCTTATCGCTGCTGTTTGTGATGGTGCTGGTTCTTCTCGTTATAGTGAACAAGGTGCTCAGCTCGTTGCTCGGTTATTTACGCTACGTATTACAGAGTGGCCAAACATTGATTTGTTAACCGAAAAACAGATAACACAAGGGGCTAAACAACTTATTGAAGATATTCGCCTCCAACTGGCTGAATATGCAGAAATAAAGCAGTGTGCGCTTAATGAATATGCATCAACACTGGTTGCATGTTGGGTTGGTGATGATAGTGGCTATTTATTCCATTTGGGTGATGGTATTGCTGTGGTGGAATACTGTGATGGTACAAGTTATGTATCACAACCTGAAAATGGAGAATATGCGAATCAAACTTGGTTTGTGACGTCAGAAAATTGGGAAGCGCATTTACGCGTTATTCCCCTAAATAAACCAGTAAAACAAGTTATTTTGATGTCTGATGGTGTACAACCTTTTGCCATGAATAAAGCGGGTGATGCCCTTTATGAACCGTTTATCACCCCAGTTATTCGTTATTTAAAAACCGTATCAGAAGATAGTGGAAGTGAGGCGTTAGCAGGGACTTTAGCTGATCCTCGAACACATTCGATCACAGGCGATGATAAAACCTTAGTTATTTGCATCAGGGATGAAGAGTTGTGGTAA
- a CDS encoding TonB family protein, protein MNAPDTAPKTGDMILQLDVDPQGVPTVVLLKSGSGDMSIDNAVIDAAYQWHFNGSPARKGNVLLISVQFSQ, encoded by the coding sequence GTGAATGCACCTGATACAGCACCTAAAACAGGGGATATGATCTTACAACTTGATGTTGACCCTCAAGGTGTTCCTACCGTGGTGCTATTGAAATCTGGCAGTGGTGACATGAGCATAGATAATGCCGTTATTGATGCTGCATACCAATGGCATTTTAATGGTTCACCTGCTCGAAAAGGTAATGTGCTTTTGATATCCGTTCAATTTAGCCAATAA
- a CDS encoding vWA domain-containing protein — MIPDVALVDNSEQRTPLILVLDSSGSMYGQPIQQLNEGLKLLEQELKNDVIAAKRVRILVIEYGGYDQCTVHGDWKDAMDFTAPVLEANGTTPMGQAITLALEEIEAEKQRFKQAGVAYTRPWLFLMSDGVPTDQWEQAAQLCRQAEESQKTAVFPIMVDGASAEVMGSFSRNGVNGVKMLKGLQFKELFLWLSASMQVVSQSTPGGTAQLPSTDSWASVPV, encoded by the coding sequence ATGATCCCTGACGTAGCCTTGGTTGATAACAGTGAACAACGTACCCCTCTGATCTTAGTGCTAGATAGCTCTGGCAGTATGTATGGTCAACCTATTCAACAATTAAATGAAGGGCTTAAATTACTCGAACAAGAACTCAAAAACGATGTGATTGCGGCTAAACGTGTCCGTATTTTAGTGATTGAATACGGCGGATATGACCAATGTACGGTTCATGGTGATTGGAAAGATGCTATGGATTTTACAGCCCCTGTTTTAGAAGCTAATGGCACAACCCCAATGGGACAAGCCATTACTTTAGCGCTTGAAGAAATTGAAGCAGAAAAACAGCGCTTTAAACAAGCGGGTGTTGCTTATACACGACCTTGGCTATTTTTAATGTCTGATGGTGTTCCTACAGATCAATGGGAACAGGCTGCACAGCTTTGTCGCCAAGCAGAAGAAAGCCAAAAAACAGCGGTGTTTCCGATTATGGTTGATGGCGCATCAGCAGAAGTCATGGGAAGCTTTAGCCGTAATGGTGTTAATGGTGTGAAAATGCTTAAAGGGCTGCAATTTAAAGAACTGTTCTTGTGGCTAAGCGCCAGTATGCAGGTGGTTTCTCAATCAACACCGGGTGGCACAGCACAATTACCTTCAACTGATTCTTGGGCGAGTGTACCTGTTTGA
- the recR gene encoding recombination mediator RecR gives MQTSPLLESLMEALRCLPGVGPKSAQRMAFQLLQRDRSGGMRLAQALTRAMSEIGHCCDCRTFTEEERCTICANVRRQQNGQICVVESPADIHAIEQTGQFAGRYFVLMGHLSPLDGIGPMDIGLDRLEERLSQETISEVILATNPTVEGEATANYIAEICAQYDISASRIAHGVPVGGELEMVDGTTLSHSIAGRQKIHY, from the coding sequence ATGCAAACCAGCCCACTTCTTGAATCATTAATGGAAGCGTTGCGTTGTTTACCCGGTGTCGGGCCTAAGTCAGCGCAACGAATGGCTTTCCAACTACTTCAACGCGATAGAAGCGGTGGTATGCGACTTGCACAAGCACTCACGCGTGCAATGTCTGAAATCGGTCATTGTTGTGATTGCCGAACTTTTACTGAAGAAGAGCGTTGCACCATCTGTGCCAATGTTCGTCGTCAGCAAAATGGGCAAATTTGTGTTGTCGAAAGTCCTGCGGATATTCATGCTATCGAGCAGACAGGGCAGTTTGCGGGGCGATACTTTGTCTTAATGGGGCATTTATCCCCTTTAGATGGTATCGGTCCTATGGACATTGGTTTAGATAGACTTGAAGAGCGCTTAAGCCAAGAGACGATTTCTGAAGTGATCTTGGCAACCAATCCGACTGTTGAAGGTGAAGCAACAGCCAATTATATTGCTGAAATTTGTGCTCAGTATGATATTTCGGCTAGCCGAATTGCCCATGGGGTTCCTGTGGGAGGTGAACTTGAAATGGTCGATGGTACAACGCTTTCGCACTCTATTGCTGGACGCCAAAAGATCCACTATTAA
- a CDS encoding DNA-binding protein, protein MVKARKKGIVQPVSRQLQDENGKIYQIGDLIKSGGAGSVSHINNAPFQVSKVYHDKIDKAYYLKKITAMQKLEPALKPVSVNDTPIIQLAWPQARLYNSQKQFVGFVMPELDVKNTIELEYILQERQAKAHGLPTGMGAKVSLAYNLCSLIDALHQQGHRIIDMKPLNLRFYKSSLYMSLLDCDGFSIQGDNTRFPAGQFTVEYLAPEFQAKQTVPESQEEWQDRFALAVIIFQLLNFGIHPFSGRPKNDTVPTDIPRRIAGRFYGYGIKAHNLITPNVASGHKQLPDKLRTLFDKAFSGTPSQRPSAKTWTTALYEYAQPEKQQLVICQKDKNHQHFAGKACAACAREAKLQQVAITQKQNQTQREPVRQKRVQNANIRQAPTQTTPAKPIQPPAIFITVKNAINQVPKVILHTAIAMIVPVFLGLLLMNFIPQGASGGLGSSWIADLIKADYIEQILITMLSVMFLMVLAIILLVLFVFPSMHILKRKP, encoded by the coding sequence GTGGTAAAAGCGAGAAAGAAAGGGATAGTTCAACCAGTATCTAGGCAATTACAAGATGAAAACGGTAAGATTTATCAAATAGGTGATTTGATAAAAAGCGGTGGTGCGGGTAGCGTTAGCCATATTAATAATGCACCTTTCCAAGTATCAAAAGTTTATCATGACAAAATTGATAAAGCCTATTATCTGAAAAAGATCACGGCAATGCAGAAGTTAGAACCTGCATTAAAGCCCGTTTCTGTTAACGATACGCCTATTATCCAACTCGCATGGCCTCAAGCACGTTTATACAATAGCCAAAAGCAATTTGTTGGCTTTGTGATGCCTGAACTTGATGTTAAAAATACTATTGAGTTGGAATACATTCTTCAAGAACGCCAAGCCAAAGCGCATGGCTTACCCACAGGAATGGGGGCAAAAGTGAGTCTCGCATATAACCTTTGCTCATTGATTGATGCTTTACATCAGCAAGGGCACCGTATTATTGATATGAAACCGCTGAATTTGCGGTTTTATAAATCAAGTCTGTATATGTCTCTTCTCGATTGTGATGGATTTAGTATCCAAGGCGATAATACGCGTTTTCCTGCCGGACAATTTACTGTTGAATATCTTGCCCCTGAATTTCAAGCAAAACAAACTGTTCCAGAATCTCAAGAAGAGTGGCAAGACCGATTTGCGTTAGCCGTTATTATTTTTCAGTTGCTTAATTTTGGTATCCACCCTTTTAGTGGTCGTCCTAAAAATGACACTGTACCTACGGATATACCAAGACGTATTGCGGGGCGTTTTTATGGTTATGGCATAAAGGCGCATAATTTGATCACCCCAAATGTCGCCAGTGGACATAAACAATTACCTGATAAGCTAAGAACTCTCTTTGATAAAGCATTTTCAGGCACACCTTCGCAAAGACCAAGTGCAAAAACATGGACGACAGCACTTTATGAATATGCACAACCCGAAAAGCAACAGTTAGTCATTTGTCAAAAAGATAAAAACCACCAGCATTTTGCAGGTAAAGCTTGCGCAGCTTGTGCAAGAGAGGCGAAGTTACAGCAAGTTGCAATTACTCAGAAACAAAACCAAACGCAACGTGAGCCAGTTCGTCAAAAAAGAGTACAAAATGCGAATATCCGACAAGCGCCAACTCAAACTACGCCAGCGAAACCTATTCAACCGCCAGCGATATTTATTACGGTTAAAAATGCAATAAATCAAGTACCCAAAGTCATATTACATACCGCTATTGCCATGATAGTCCCTGTATTTTTGGGTTTATTACTGATGAATTTTATTCCACAAGGAGCCAGCGGTGGTTTAGGTTCTAGCTGGATCGCAGATTTAATTAAAGCGGATTATATTGAGCAAATACTAATAACGATGTTGAGTGTGATGTTTTTAATGGTTTTAGCCATTATCTTGTTAGTTCTTTTTGTTTTCCCTTCAATGCATATTTTGAAAAGAAAGCCATAA
- a CDS encoding YbaB/EbfC family nucleoid-associated protein, protein MFGKGGLGNLMKQAQQMQEKMQQMQEEIANLEVTGESGAGLVKITINGAHNCRRVEIDPSLLEDDKEMLEDLIAAAFNDAARRIDETQKERMASVSNGMQLPPGFKMPF, encoded by the coding sequence ATGTTCGGAAAAGGTGGTTTGGGTAATCTGATGAAGCAAGCCCAACAAATGCAAGAAAAAATGCAACAAATGCAAGAAGAGATCGCAAACTTAGAAGTGACAGGTGAATCTGGCGCTGGCTTAGTTAAGATCACTATCAATGGTGCTCATAATTGCCGTCGTGTTGAAATCGATCCTAGCCTGCTAGAAGATGACAAAGAGATGCTGGAAGATCTGATTGCTGCTGCCTTTAATGATGCTGCGCGTCGCATTGATGAAACACAAAAAGAAAGAATGGCCTCTGTTTCTAACGGTATGCAATTGCCACCAGGCTTTAAGATGCCATTCTAA
- a CDS encoding energy transducer TonB family protein: MKKRIKLILIIIGVITLLFPFWLPAFLVSTFSLIDSFNSKILPSSVRFDERNFLLGLWLGSLIMTIVMLLQSWRAKNIYYLCGGGLVLLMALSVSLSVIPTNELEDRRRFVLQNIEQSEWQNYHYFVVNSENEIRNVIRSNQPKALASISAIEKVRIALPGLDYFSDDVIEATKAKEAYLVYTKGTTERAEAVKTLNFYGDWLLNQPDIMVAQALASLSNSNDAQLTQSGINVIAVAPLSPEAWQVLSLTYIAHRSLDAQIEKAMLALMVADTLKQANQGHNDISAQQLLEKAISELTENQRQIYQILQARVIEDRFYRQNSTPPEEVTKLANQRLPVSNAINNDLTTYLEMQSMMGKEYPGEVIVESPNEVKNLTEIRYPTIRKYIPRADVILSVDVDPQGRISGLWVQNSSGVDAFDDQAVKAARHWRFMPNKDGYRQRVTVRFESTRLGWKEYAVKQQSTLIKLVKAYARQDAKGITLTENAYTELKKQAPELDDGREATRSSYDPYSSYYPRLSQQQQEKRAALQAILKELQTLPNGKNNHESWDNSIRFLNEKLALHQDNADIVRTVARFELQYYNVGTNNLANSPKIYPQEKKYWQTLLLNARTHFEQAIALEPDREDVWLGWGITWLDEDPEIAAGAFAKASQQKSKESVGSLMQMLEMRMVIHTLEGARLDRYQTLRARMDMRYLPEGIEVKPSDDYLSDDLTQIQLAQRVIPASDPNSKVIRKPLNNKVVEQSNRTFSTDESPNDFGKNH, encoded by the coding sequence ATGAAAAAAAGAATAAAGCTGATCCTGATTATTATTGGTGTTATAACGTTACTGTTCCCTTTCTGGTTGCCAGCCTTCTTAGTTTCAACCTTTAGCTTGATTGATAGTTTTAATAGTAAAATTCTCCCCTCATCTGTTCGCTTTGATGAGCGTAATTTCTTACTGGGATTATGGTTAGGCTCTCTTATTATGACGATTGTTATGTTATTGCAATCGTGGCGAGCTAAAAATATTTACTATTTATGTGGTGGTGGATTAGTCCTTTTAATGGCGCTGAGTGTGTCATTATCGGTGATCCCAACGAATGAATTAGAAGATCGCCGTCGTTTTGTTTTACAAAATATCGAACAATCAGAATGGCAAAATTATCATTATTTTGTTGTTAATAGCGAAAATGAGATCCGTAACGTTATTCGGTCTAATCAACCGAAAGCGCTGGCATCGATTAGCGCTATTGAGAAAGTGCGAATTGCTTTACCAGGATTAGATTATTTTAGCGATGATGTGATTGAAGCGACAAAAGCGAAAGAGGCTTATTTAGTTTATACCAAGGGAACCACAGAACGTGCGGAAGCTGTAAAAACACTCAATTTTTATGGTGACTGGCTATTAAATCAACCTGATATTATGGTTGCTCAGGCATTAGCTTCTCTTTCAAATAGTAATGATGCTCAATTAACGCAATCAGGTATTAATGTTATTGCTGTTGCGCCATTATCACCTGAGGCATGGCAAGTTTTATCACTTACTTATATCGCCCATCGTTCTTTGGATGCACAAATTGAAAAAGCGATGTTAGCTTTAATGGTGGCAGATACGCTCAAACAGGCTAATCAAGGTCATAATGATATTTCAGCGCAACAATTATTGGAAAAAGCAATTTCAGAGCTTACTGAAAATCAGCGCCAGATTTATCAGATATTACAAGCGCGTGTTATTGAAGATCGTTTTTATCGACAAAACAGTACACCACCAGAAGAAGTCACTAAGCTTGCTAATCAGCGATTACCAGTGAGTAATGCAATCAATAATGATTTAACCACTTATCTTGAAATGCAATCAATGATGGGAAAAGAGTATCCCGGAGAAGTAATTGTTGAATCACCTAATGAAGTGAAAAACTTAACTGAGATCCGTTATCCAACAATCAGAAAATATATCCCTCGTGCAGATGTTATTTTATCCGTTGATGTCGATCCTCAAGGGCGTATTTCAGGGCTTTGGGTGCAAAACAGTAGTGGTGTTGATGCTTTCGATGATCAAGCAGTGAAAGCAGCTCGTCATTGGCGTTTTATGCCAAACAAAGACGGATATCGCCAACGTGTGACAGTTCGTTTTGAAAGTACCCGTCTTGGTTGGAAAGAGTATGCGGTTAAGCAACAATCAACATTGATAAAACTGGTTAAAGCTTATGCGAGACAAGATGCAAAAGGGATAACACTGACTGAAAATGCTTATACAGAACTGAAAAAGCAAGCGCCAGAATTAGATGATGGAAGAGAAGCAACTCGCTCCAGCTATGATCCTTATTCATCTTATTACCCTAGATTATCTCAACAACAGCAAGAAAAACGTGCTGCGTTACAAGCCATCTTAAAAGAGTTGCAGACATTGCCTAATGGTAAAAATAACCATGAAAGTTGGGATAACAGTATTCGCTTTTTAAATGAAAAACTCGCTCTTCATCAGGATAATGCCGATATCGTGAGAACAGTGGCACGTTTTGAATTGCAATATTACAACGTAGGAACCAACAATTTAGCCAATTCTCCTAAAATTTATCCTCAAGAGAAAAAATATTGGCAAACTTTATTACTCAATGCGCGTACTCATTTTGAACAGGCCATCGCATTAGAACCCGATCGTGAAGATGTCTGGTTAGGATGGGGCATAACATGGCTCGATGAAGATCCTGAAATTGCAGCAGGGGCATTTGCTAAAGCTTCACAGCAAAAATCAAAAGAAAGTGTTGGTTCGCTTATGCAAATGTTAGAAATGAGAATGGTGATACATACACTTGAGGGCGCTCGCTTAGATCGCTATCAAACCTTACGAGCGCGAATGGATATGCGTTATTTACCTGAAGGTATTGAAGTTAAACCTTCAGATGATTATCTCAGTGATGACCTAACTCAGATTCAATTAGCTCAACGTGTAATACCAGCATCAGATCCTAATAGTAAAGTGATACGTAAGCCGCTAAACAACAAGGTTGTTGAGCAATCAAATCGGACATTTAGTACTGATGAATCCCCTAATGATTTTGGTAAAAATCATTAA
- the dnaX gene encoding DNA polymerase III subunit gamma/tau, whose amino-acid sequence MSYQVLARKWRPQTFNDVVGQRHVLTALANGLDHQRLHHAYLFSGTRGVGKTTIARLFAKGLNCETGITSKPCGQCANCLEIEQGRFVDLIEIDAASRTKVEDTRELLDNVQYAPARGRFKVYLIDEVHMLSRHSFNALLKTLEEPPEHVKFLLATTDPQKLPVTILSRCLQFHLRALDIDQIATQLEKVLSAEHIENDVRARQLIARAADGSMRDALSLTDQAIASGEGVVSAEVVSQMLGTIDDTQPLALIEALVKADGQQVMSLVNEVASRGTDWENFLVETLSLLHQIAMLQLLPSEENPQEQFTQERLRLLAKSVSPQDLQLYYQTLLVGRKELAYAPDRRMGVEMTLLRALAFHPKTVIDEIPSAPLAQTLPSASLPTNRMSEHYAPQTVQTHSPQVDHPSSSPIENSASLGNSPAAQLLRARQAIKGTEQQTPPKKSEPATPNRAKPAASALERLAAVSEKRQQVAKRQTNAPEKKKKEEYQWRPQNPELMSTQEVVSSPKEIKEVLEYEKTPELAAKIAKESQERDAWAAEIDKMPLPKLVQQLALNAYKETVNEENVILHLRTKQKHLNSANALRTLTNALSELHGKAISLTIIEDDDPAVKTPLEWRQAIYDEKLALSRQSIITDKTIQTLQQYFDAELDEESIRPV is encoded by the coding sequence ATGAGCTATCAGGTACTTGCCCGTAAGTGGCGCCCACAAACTTTTAACGATGTTGTTGGTCAACGTCATGTGTTGACTGCTTTAGCTAATGGTCTTGATCATCAGCGACTTCATCACGCCTATCTTTTTTCTGGCACACGAGGTGTCGGAAAAACTACGATAGCCCGATTATTTGCTAAAGGGCTCAATTGTGAAACAGGTATTACGAGTAAACCTTGTGGTCAATGTGCAAATTGCCTTGAAATAGAACAAGGGCGTTTTGTCGATTTAATTGAAATCGATGCTGCATCTCGTACTAAGGTAGAAGATACCCGTGAACTGCTGGACAATGTGCAGTACGCGCCAGCACGAGGACGCTTTAAGGTCTACTTGATTGATGAAGTTCACATGCTTTCTCGTCACAGTTTTAATGCGCTACTAAAAACATTAGAAGAACCGCCAGAGCACGTTAAATTCTTATTAGCGACGACTGATCCACAAAAATTACCTGTCACGATTTTATCACGTTGCTTGCAATTTCATCTGCGAGCATTAGATATTGACCAAATTGCGACACAACTCGAAAAAGTGCTATCAGCAGAGCATATTGAAAATGATGTAAGAGCGCGTCAACTTATTGCACGCGCTGCTGATGGCAGTATGCGAGATGCATTAAGCTTAACAGACCAAGCTATAGCAAGTGGCGAAGGTGTTGTCAGTGCAGAAGTGGTTAGTCAAATGCTTGGCACGATTGATGATACTCAGCCTTTAGCATTGATTGAAGCGCTAGTAAAAGCGGATGGTCAACAGGTCATGTCGCTGGTTAATGAAGTTGCTTCAAGAGGTACTGACTGGGAAAATTTCTTGGTTGAAACACTCTCATTACTGCATCAAATTGCCATGTTGCAGTTATTGCCTAGTGAAGAAAATCCTCAAGAGCAATTTACTCAAGAACGCCTACGTTTATTGGCAAAATCTGTTTCTCCACAAGATTTACAACTCTATTATCAAACCTTACTAGTAGGGCGAAAAGAACTGGCTTATGCGCCAGATAGACGCATGGGTGTTGAAATGACTCTGCTACGTGCGCTTGCTTTTCATCCTAAAACAGTGATTGATGAAATACCTTCTGCGCCATTAGCACAAACTTTACCTTCAGCATCATTGCCTACAAATAGAATGTCTGAACATTATGCCCCGCAAACTGTGCAGACTCATTCGCCTCAAGTGGATCACCCATCTTCTTCACCAATAGAAAATAGTGCTTCATTAGGCAATAGCCCCGCAGCACAACTTTTAAGAGCAAGGCAGGCAATAAAGGGGACGGAACAACAAACCCCGCCAAAAAAGTCTGAACCGGCGACGCCTAATCGGGCCAAGCCGGCTGCTAGTGCATTAGAGCGGCTAGCAGCCGTGAGTGAAAAACGCCAGCAAGTTGCGAAGCGTCAGACTAATGCGCCTGAAAAAAAGAAAAAAGAAGAGTATCAGTGGCGTCCACAAAACCCTGAGTTAATGTCAACGCAAGAGGTTGTTTCTTCACCAAAAGAGATCAAAGAAGTTCTCGAATATGAGAAAACACCTGAATTAGCAGCAAAAATTGCTAAAGAGTCGCAAGAAAGAGATGCTTGGGCGGCTGAAATTGACAAAATGCCACTCCCTAAATTGGTGCAACAACTGGCATTAAATGCGTATAAAGAGACAGTAAACGAAGAAAACGTTATTTTGCATTTACGAACTAAACAGAAACATTTAAATTCAGCAAATGCGTTACGCACGCTTACTAATGCGTTAAGTGAATTGCATGGAAAAGCAATTTCACTCACAATTATAGAAGATGATGATCCAGCGGTAAAAACACCGTTGGAATGGCGACAAGCCATTTATGATGAAAAATTGGCGTTATCGCGTCAATCGATTATTACGGATAAAACGATTCAAACATTACAGCAATATTTTGATGCTGAATTGGATGAAGAGAGTATCCGACCTGTTTAA
- a CDS encoding IS4-like element ISVsa5 family transposase gives MCELDILHDSLYQFCPELHLKRLNSLTLACHALLDCKTLTLTELGRNLPTKARTKHNIKRIDRLLGNRHLHKERLAVYRWHASFICSGNTMPIVLVDWSDIREQKRLMVLRASVALHGRSVTLYEKAFPLSEQCSKKAHDQFLADLASILPSNTTPLIVSDAGFKVPWYKSVEKLGWYWLSRVRGKVQYADLGAENWKPISNLHDMSSSHSKTLGYKRLTKSNPISCQILLYKSRSKGRKNQRSTRTHCHHPSPKIYSASAKEPWVLATNLPVEIRTPKQLVNIYSKRMQIEETFRDLKSPAYGLGLRHSRTSSSERFDIMLLIALMLQLTCWLAGVHAQKQGWDKHFQANTVRNRNVLSTVRLGMEVLRHSGYTITREDLLVAATLLAQNLFTHGYALGKL, from the coding sequence ATGTGCGAACTCGATATTTTACACGACTCTCTTTACCAATTCTGCCCCGAATTACACTTAAAACGACTCAACAGCTTAACGTTGGCTTGCCACGCATTACTTGACTGTAAAACTCTCACTCTTACCGAACTTGGCCGTAACCTGCCAACCAAAGCGAGAACAAAACATAACATCAAACGAATCGACCGATTGTTAGGTAATCGTCACCTCCACAAAGAGCGACTCGCTGTATACCGTTGGCATGCTAGCTTTATCTGTTCGGGCAATACGATGCCCATTGTACTTGTTGACTGGTCTGATATTCGTGAGCAAAAACGACTTATGGTATTGCGAGCTTCAGTCGCACTACACGGTCGTTCTGTTACTCTTTATGAGAAAGCGTTCCCGCTTTCAGAGCAATGTTCAAAGAAAGCTCATGACCAATTTCTAGCCGACCTTGCGAGCATTCTACCGAGTAACACCACACCGCTCATTGTCAGTGATGCTGGCTTTAAAGTGCCATGGTATAAATCCGTTGAGAAGCTGGGTTGGTACTGGTTAAGTCGAGTAAGAGGAAAAGTACAATATGCAGACCTAGGAGCGGAAAACTGGAAACCTATCAGCAACTTACATGATATGTCATCTAGTCACTCAAAGACTTTAGGCTATAAGAGGCTGACTAAAAGCAATCCAATCTCATGCCAAATTCTATTGTATAAATCTCGCTCTAAAGGCCGAAAAAATCAGCGCTCGACACGGACTCATTGTCACCACCCGTCACCTAAAATCTACTCAGCGTCGGCAAAGGAGCCATGGGTTCTAGCAACTAACTTACCTGTTGAAATTCGAACACCCAAACAACTTGTTAATATCTATTCGAAGCGAATGCAGATTGAAGAAACCTTCCGAGACTTGAAAAGTCCTGCCTACGGACTAGGCCTACGCCATAGCCGAACGAGCAGCTCAGAGCGTTTTGATATCATGCTGCTAATCGCCCTGATGCTTCAACTAACATGTTGGCTTGCGGGCGTTCATGCTCAGAAACAAGGTTGGGACAAGCACTTCCAGGCTAACACAGTCAGAAATCGAAACGTACTCTCAACAGTTCGCTTAGGCATGGAAGTTTTGCGGCATTCTGGCTACACAATAACAAGGGAAGACTTACTCGTGGCTGCAACCCTACTAGCTCAAAATTTATTCACACATGGTTACGCTTTGGGGAAATTATGA